Proteins encoded within one genomic window of Gadus macrocephalus chromosome 16, ASM3116895v1:
- the LOC132474803 gene encoding olfactory receptor 11A1-like translates to MVNSSQIPYFILTAYLDMGYLKYLYFVIVLMLYIMIVVANALLILTICMKRSLHEPMYVFLCSLLVNQLYGSAGLFPFLLLQITSDSHTISRSMCFLQIYCLYTYATVEFCNLAVMSYDRYLAICCPLHYKARLTSNKVALLIALIWLYSFIKVLITLCLNLRLTLCGNVIDRLYCHNYYVTRLACSDTTVNNIYGLFGTFLTVFVPLFPILFSYTKILRVCVVGSKETRQKAVSTCSPHIASLLNFSFGCCFEIFQSRFNMTGVPRIIRVFLSLYFLTIQPVFNPIIHGLRLSKIRQMCRNVLVCKK, encoded by the coding sequence ATGGTCAATTCAAGCCAGATTCCATATTTCATACTGACTGCCTACCTGGACATGGGCTATCTGAAGTACTTATATTTTGTGATTGTTTTGATGCTGTACATTATGATTGTGGTTGCGAATGCTTTGCTCATTCTAACTATTTGTATGAAGAGGAGCCTACATGAGCctatgtatgtgtttctgtgtagccTGTTGGTTAATCAGCTGTATGGTAGTGCTGGTCTATTTCCATTCCTCCTGCTGCAGATCACCTCAGACAGTCACACCATATCTAGATCCATGTGTTTCCTTCAGATCTACTGCTTGTACACCTATGCAACAGTGGAGTTTTGTAACCTGGCTGTGATGTCCTATGATAGGTATCTTGCTATCTGCTGTCCTCTGCATTATAAGGCTCGGCTGACCTCTAACAAGGTGGCTCTGTTGATCGCTCTCATATGGCTCTACTCTTTTATCAAGGTCCTAATAACTCTTTGTCTGAATCTTCGATTAACACTGTGTGGGAACGTCATAGACCGGCTTTACTGTCATAACTACTATGTGACGAGACTTGCGTGTTCTGACACCACAGTTAACAATATCTACGGACTTTTTGGAACGTTTCTGACCGTTTTTGTTCCATTGTTCCCCATCCTGTTCTCCTACACCAAGATCCTCAGGGTTTGTGTCGTTGGTTCTAAAGAGACCAGACAGAAAGCAGTCAGTACCTGCAGCCCCCACATCGCCTCCCTGCTCAATTTCTCTTTTGGGTGTTGTTTTGAAATATTTCAGAGTAGATTCAATATGACCGGTGTTCCCAGGATAATACGTGTTTTTTTATCGCTGTACTTTCTCACCATCCAACCAGTCTTTAACCCTATCATTCATGGTCTGAGGTTATCCAAAATAAGACAGATGTGTAGAAATGTTCTTGTCTGCAAAAAGTAA
- the LOC132475043 gene encoding olfactory receptor 4E2-like, translating into MVNSSQIPYFILTEYLDMGYLKYLYFVIVLMLYIVIVVANALLIVTICMKRSLHEPMYVFLCSLLVNELYGSAGLFPFLLLQITSDSHTISRSMCFLQIYCLYTYASVEFSNLAVMSYDRYLAICCPLHYKARLTSNKVALFIALVWLYSLIKFLVSLFLTFHLKLCGNVMGRLYCQNYYVTKLACSDTTVNNIWGIVTTFLTIFVPLIPILFSYTKILRVCAIGSKETRQKAVSTCSPHIASLINFSFGCCFEIFQSRFNMTGVPRIIRIVLSLYFLAIQPIFNPIIYGLRLSKIRQMCGNQFFCKKL; encoded by the coding sequence ATGGTCAATTCAAGCCAGATTCCATATTTCATACTGACTGAATACCTGGACATGGGCTATCTGAAGTACTTATATTTTGTGATTGTTTTGATGCTGTACATTGTGATTGTGGTTGCGAATGCTTTGCTCATTGTAACTATTTGTATGAAGAGGAGCCTACATGAGCctatgtatgtgtttctgtgtagccTGTTGGTTAATGAACTGTATGGTAGTGCTGGTCTATTTCCATTCCTCCTGCTGCAGATCACCTCAGACAGTCACACCATATCTAGATCCATGTGTTTCCTTCAGATCTACTGCTTGTATACGTATGCATCTGTGGAGTTTAGTAACCTGGCTGTGATGTCCTATGATAGGTACCTTGCTATCTGCTGTCCTCTGCATTATAAGGCTCGGCTGACCTCTAACAAGGTGGCTCTGTTCATCGCTCTCGTATGGCTGTACTCTCTTATCAAGTTCCTAGTTTCTCTATTTCTGACTTTCCATTTAAAACTCTGTGGGAACGTCATGGGCCGACTATACTGTCAGAACTACTATGTGACCAAACTTGCGTGTTCTGACACCACAGTAAATAATATTTGGGGAATTGTTACAACATTTCTGACCATTTTTGTTCCATTGATCCCCATCCTGTTCTCCTACACCAAGATCCTCAGGGTTTGTGCCATTGGTTCTAAAGAGACCAGACAGAAAGCAGTCAGTACCTGCAGCCCCCACATCGCCTCCCTGATCAATTTCTCTTTTGGGTGTTGTTTTGAAATATTTCAGAGTAGATTCAATATGACCGGTGTTCCCAGGATAATACGTATCGTTTTATCGCTGTACTTTCTCGCCATCCAACCAATCTTTAACCCTATCATTTATGGACTGAGGTTATCTAAAATAAGACAGATGTGTGGGAATCAGTTTTTCTGCAAGAAATTATAG
- the LOC132475315 gene encoding olfactory receptor 4E2-like, which produces MVNSSQIPYFILTAYLDMGYLKYLYFVIVLILYIVIVVANAFLIVTICMKRSLHEPMYVFLCSLLVNELYGSAGLFPFLLLQITSDTHTISRSICFLQIYCLYTYATVEFSNLAVMSYDRYLAICCPLHYKARLTSNKVALLIALVWLYSLIKFLVSTFLTFRLKLCGNVVDRMYCQIYYVTKLACSDTTVNNVWGLFASFVTIGVPLIPIVFSYTKILRVCVNGSKETRQKAVSTCTPHIASLLIFTFGCGFEIFQSRYNMASVPRILRIVLSLYFVTIQGLFNPIIYGLRLSKIRQICRNLFFCKKI; this is translated from the coding sequence ATGGTCAATTCAAGCCAGATTCCATATTTCATACTGACTGCCTACCTGGACATGGGCTATCTGAAGTACTTATATTTTGTGATTGTTTTGATTCTGTACATTGTGATTGTGGTTGCAAATGCTTTTCTCATTGTAACTATTTGTATGAAAAGGAGCCTACATGAGCctatgtatgtgtttctgtgtagccTGTTGGTTAATGAACTGTATGGTAGTGCTGGTCTATTTCCATTCCTCCTGCTGCAGATCACCTCAGACACTCACACCATATCTAGATCCATATGTTTCCTTCAGATCTACTGCTTGTACACCTATGCCACTGTGGAGTTTAGTAACCTGGCTGTGATGTCCTATGATAGGTACCTTGCTATCTGCTGTCCTCTGCATTATAAGGCTCGGCTGACCTCTAACAAGGTGGCTCTGTTGATCGCTCTCGTATGGCTGTACTCTCTTATCAAGTTCCTAGTTTCTACTTTTCTGACTTTCCGTTTAAAACTCTGTGGGAATGTCGTAGACCGGATGTACTGTCAAATCTACTATGTGACCAAACTCGCGTGTTCTGATACCACGGTAAACAATGTCTGGGGACTTTTTGCATCATTTGTGACCATTGGGGTTCCATTGATCCCCATCGTGTTCTCCTACACCAAGATCCTGAGGGTTTGTGTCAATGGTTCTAAAGAGACCAGACAGAAAGCAGTCAGTACCTGCACCCCCCACATCGCCTCCCTACTGATCTTCACCTTTGGGTGTGGATTTGAAATATTTCAGAGTAGATATAATATGGCCAGTGTTCCCAGGATATTGCGTATTGTTTTATCGCTGTACTTTGTAACAATCCAAGGACTCTTCAACCCTATAATTTATGGACTGAGGTTATCTAAAATAAGACAGATTTGCAGaaatttgtttttctgtaaGAAGATATAG